From the Theobroma cacao cultivar B97-61/B2 chromosome 2, Criollo_cocoa_genome_V2, whole genome shotgun sequence genome, one window contains:
- the LOC18610126 gene encoding LAG1 longevity assurance homolog 3 isoform X1, whose translation MGLIQYVKSINCEQEAYPAYEDFIVLPLFALFFPSVRFFLDRFVFEKVGSRMIFGKGHQMMNVNTDERRKKIRKFKESAWKCIYYLSAEILALFVTYNEPWFKNTKYFWVGPGDQVWPDQKIKLKLRGLYMYAGGFYTYSIFALIFWETRRSDFGVSMGHHVATAILIVLSYIFRFARVGSVVLAIHDASDVFLEVGKMAKYSGAETIASFAFIIFVLSWILLRLMYYPFWVLWSTSFEVVQTLDKEKHPVDGPFCYYLFNTLLFCLLVLHIYWWALMYRMLVKQIKSRGKLSEDVRSDSEGEDEHED comes from the exons ATGGGTTTGATCCAATATGTCAAATCGATCAATTGCGAACAAGAAGCTTACCCTGCTTATGAAGATTTcattgttcttcctctctttgcTCTGTTTTTCCCCTCTGTCCGCTTCTTTCTCGATAGATTCGTCTTTGAG AAAGTTGGAAGCCGAATGATTTTTGGAAAGGGGCACCAGATGATGAATGTCAATACAGAtgagagaaggaagaagatTAGAAAATTTAAGGAGTCAGCTTGGAAATGCATTTATTATCTGTCAGCCGAAATTTTGGCTCTCTTTGTAACTTATAATGAGCCTTGGTTCAAGAATACAAAATACTTCTGGGTAGGGCCTGGAGATCAGGTCTGGCCTGatcaaaaaattaa ATTGAAATTAAGGGGACTTTATATGTATGCTGGTGGATTTTATACATACTCTATATTTGCTTTGATCTTCTGGGAAACAAGGCGTTCTGACTTTGGGGTCTCAATGGGTCATCATGTTGCAACTGCCATCCTCATTGTGCTATCTTACATATTTAG ATTTGCCCGTGTTGGTTCGGTTGTTTTAGCAATTCATGATGCTAGTGATGTATTTCTGGAGGTAGGGAAGATGGCCAAGTACAGTGGTGCTGAAACAATTGCTAGCTttgcatttattatttttgttttgtcttgGATCTTACTGCGTCTCATGTACTACCCATTCTGGGTCCTTTGGAGTACAAG TTTTGAAGTTGTTCAGACATTGGACAAGGAAAAGCATCCAGTGGATGGACCATTTTGTTATTATCTGTTCAACACACTTCTATTTTGCCTGCTTGTTCTTCATATTTATTGGTGGGCACTAATGTATAGAATGCTAGTCAAACAAATCAAATCCAGAGGCAAACTTAGTGAAGATGTCAGATCGG ATTCTGAAGGTGAAGATGAGCATGAAGATTGA
- the LOC18610126 gene encoding LAG1 longevity assurance homolog 3 isoform X2, with protein MGLIQYVKSINCEQEAYPAYEDFIVLPLFALFFPSVRFFLDRFVFEKVGSRMIFGKGHQMMNVNTDERRKKIRKFKESAWKCIYYLSAEILALFVTYNEPWFKNTKYFWVGPGDQVWPDQKIKLKLRGLYMYAGGFYTYSIFALIFWETRRSDFGVSMGHHVATAILIVLSYIFSFEVVQTLDKEKHPVDGPFCYYLFNTLLFCLLVLHIYWWALMYRMLVKQIKSRGKLSEDVRSDSEGEDEHED; from the exons ATGGGTTTGATCCAATATGTCAAATCGATCAATTGCGAACAAGAAGCTTACCCTGCTTATGAAGATTTcattgttcttcctctctttgcTCTGTTTTTCCCCTCTGTCCGCTTCTTTCTCGATAGATTCGTCTTTGAG AAAGTTGGAAGCCGAATGATTTTTGGAAAGGGGCACCAGATGATGAATGTCAATACAGAtgagagaaggaagaagatTAGAAAATTTAAGGAGTCAGCTTGGAAATGCATTTATTATCTGTCAGCCGAAATTTTGGCTCTCTTTGTAACTTATAATGAGCCTTGGTTCAAGAATACAAAATACTTCTGGGTAGGGCCTGGAGATCAGGTCTGGCCTGatcaaaaaattaa ATTGAAATTAAGGGGACTTTATATGTATGCTGGTGGATTTTATACATACTCTATATTTGCTTTGATCTTCTGGGAAACAAGGCGTTCTGACTTTGGGGTCTCAATGGGTCATCATGTTGCAACTGCCATCCTCATTGTGCTATCTTACATATTTAG TTTTGAAGTTGTTCAGACATTGGACAAGGAAAAGCATCCAGTGGATGGACCATTTTGTTATTATCTGTTCAACACACTTCTATTTTGCCTGCTTGTTCTTCATATTTATTGGTGGGCACTAATGTATAGAATGCTAGTCAAACAAATCAAATCCAGAGGCAAACTTAGTGAAGATGTCAGATCGG ATTCTGAAGGTGAAGATGAGCATGAAGATTGA
- the LOC18610128 gene encoding uncharacterized protein LOC18610128 yields the protein MEASHILGGMEDEKHSSSESGWTMYIGSSTRENDRYNYIDEYDCDTHEQEEDNHKNHRGNYDGNSHNDDESDDSMASDASSGPSHHKLPCSSEQNLGMDRHKHETLKSTSTEKLHKQVIKRDQRRNKIEKEKLERKAISAASHVRSGEKVKTINIMSQEE from the coding sequence ATGGAGGCTTCTCATATCCTCGGAGGCATGGAAGATGAAAAACATAGCAGCAGTGAGTCTGGTTGGACCATGTATATTGGCTCCTCCACCAGAGAAAACGATCGCTACAATTACATTGATGAGTACGATTGTGATACTCATGAACAGGAAGAAGACAACCACAAAAATCATCGCGGCAACTATGACGGTAACAGCCACAATGATGATGAGAGTGATGACTCAATGGCTTCAGATGCCTCTTCTGGGCCGAGTCATCACAAACTTCCATGCAGCAGTGAGCAAAATCTGGGGATGGATCGTCACAAGCATGAAACGCTTAAGTCCACCTCCACAGAAAAACTTCACAAACAGGTGATCAAAAGGGaccaaagaagaaacaaaattgagaagGAAAAGTTAGAGCGTAAGGCAATTAGTGCTGCTAGTCATGTTCGAAGTGGAGAGAAAGTGAAGACAATCAACATTATGAGCCAGGAAGAATAG
- the LOC18610129 gene encoding 6-phosphogluconate dehydrogenase, decarboxylating 3, with protein sequence MVGLTRIGLAGLAVMGQNLALNIAEKGFPISVYNRTTSKVDETVERAKQEGNLPLYGFHDPESFVHSIQKPRVIIMLVKAGPPVDQTIKTLSVYLEKGDCIIDGGNEWYENTERREKAMAELGLLYLGMGVSGGEEGARHGPSLMPGGSYEAYKYIEDILLKVAAQVPDSGPCVTYVGKGGSGNFVKMVHNGIEYGDMQLIAEAYDVLKSVGKLSNEELHQVFSEWNKGELLSFLIEITADIFGIKDDKGEGYLVDKVLDKTGMKGTGKWTVQQAAELSIAAPTMASSLDARFLSGLKEERVEAAKIFTSRGFSNILADVAVDKKKLIDDVRQALYASKICSYAQGMNLIRAKSIEKGWGLKLGELARIWKGGCIIRAVFLDRIKKAYDRNPDLANLLVDPEFAKEIIERQSAWRRVVSLAINSGISTPGMSSSLAYFDSYRRERLPANLVQAQRDYFGAHTYERIDVSGSFHTEWFKIAKQSKI encoded by the coding sequence ATGGTCGGCCTTACTAGAATTGGCCTTGCTGGCCTTGCTGTCATGGGCCAAAATCTCGCCCTAAACATTGCTGAGAAGGGATTCCCAATCTCTGTTTACAACCGGACCACTTCAAAAGTTGATGAGACAGTTGAAAGAGCTAAACAGGAAGGGAATCTTCCTTTATATGGATTTCATGATCCAGAATCGTTTGTTCATTCTATCCAGAAACCTCGTGTCATAATTATGCTTGTGAAGGCTGGACCTCCTGTTGATCAAACCATTAAAACTTTATCAGTTTACTTGGAGAAAGGGGATTGTATCATTGATGGAGGTAATGAGTGGTACGAAAACACtgagagaagagagaaagcCATGGCAGAATTAGGGCTGCTTTACCTTGGAATGGGAGTTTCTGGTGGTGAAGAAGGTGCTAGGCATGGACCTTCTTTGATGCCTGGAGGTTCCTATGAggcttataaatatatagaagATATCCTTCTTAAGGTGGCTGCTCAGGTTCCTGACAGTGGTCCTTGTGTCACTTATGTTGGCAAAGGAGGATCTGGAAATTTTGTTAAGATGGTTCACAATGGGATTGAATATGGTGATATGCAGCTGATTGCAGAGGCCTATGATGTACTGAAATCAGTTGGGAAGCTCTCTAATGAAGAATTACACCAGGTTTTCTCAGAGTGGAACAAGGGGGAACTGCTGAGCTTCTTAATAGAGATCACTGCTGATATATTTGGAATTAAGGATGACAAAGGAGAAGGATATCTGGTAGACAAGGTTTTGGATAAAACCGGCATGAAGGGTACTGGTAAGTGGACAGTTCAGCAAGCTGCAGAGTTGTCTATTGCTGCTCCTACAATGGCATCATCCCTGGATGCGAGATTCCTTAGTGGTTTGAAGGAGGAGAGAGTTGAAGCTGCCAAGATTTTCACATCCAGGGGCTTTAGTAACATTCTGGCTGACGTAGCTGTTGATAAGAAAAAGTTAATTGATGATGTGAGACAAGCTCTATATGCATCTAAAATATGTAGCTATGCTCAAGGAATGAACTTGATACGTGCAAAGAGTATTGAGAAGGGGTGGGGCTTGAAACTTGGGGAGCTAGCTCGGATCTGGAAGGGGGGTTGCATCATTCGTGCTGTTTTCTTGGACCGTATAAAGAAGGCCTATGATAGAAACCCAGACCTGGCAAATCTTCTTGTTGATCCGGAGTTTGCTAAGGAGATTATAGAGCGACAGTCTGCTTGGCGAAGAGTTGTTTCCCTTGCTATCAATTCAGGTATTAGCACTCCTGGTATGTCCTCTAGCCTTGCTTATTTTGACTCGTACCGCAGGGAAAGGCTGCCTGCTAATTTAGTTCAGGCTCAGAGAGATTACTTTGGAGCTCATACTTATGAGAGGATTGATGTCTCAGGATCCTTCCACACTGAATGGTTCAAGATTGCTAAACAGTCAAAAATCTAA
- the LOC18610130 gene encoding uncharacterized N-acetyltransferase ycf52, protein MLSRGIVSPFRTPTFPFPTTTCKYSISDQDLESRGFFLRRTISDLNLDHLNSVFVAVGFPRRDPEKIKLALEHTESMLWVEYKKTQKPVAFARATGDGVFNAIIWDVVVDPSFQGIGLGKAVMERLVEELLEKGICNIALYSEPRVLGFYRPLGFVADPDGIRGMVYSRKQRKKK, encoded by the coding sequence ATGCTTTCACGTGGCATCGTCTCCCCATTCCGAACCCCCACCTTCCCTTTCCCAACGACAACATGCAAATACTCCATCTCCGACCAGGACCTCGAGTCGCGAGGCTTCTTCCTCCGCCGCACCATCTCCGACCTCAACCTCGACCACCTCAACTCCGTCTTCGTAGCCGTAGGATTCCCCAGGCGTGACCCGGAAAAGATCAAGCTGGCACTGGAACACACGGAATCCATGCTTTGGGTTGAGTACAAGAAGACCCAGAAACCCGTTGCCTTTGCTCGAGCAACGGGTGACGGGGTTTTCAATGCTATAATATGGGACGTGGTGGTGGACCCTTCGTTCCAGGGAATCGGGCTTGGGAAAGCTGTCATGGAACGGTTGGTAGAGGAATTGTTGGAGAAGGGTATTTGTAACATTGCATTGTATTCGGAGCCGAGGGTGTTGGGGTTCTATAGGCCTCTCGGGTTTGTGGCTGATCCTGACGGGATCCGGGGCATGGTCTACTCTAGAAAgcagagaaagaagaaatga
- the LOC108660556 gene encoding ribonuclease 1-like, producing MDNRCLLLIYLLAAIILLPAILLSRDDKEFTFYKLSFRWPPSACNQGSLKCLPDTLGYFTIHGLWPMYEDDTQVPAYDSKKNKCTDVTPTDPKDLLPLLKSIETTLQKYWPKYNNYANINMCAESWKHEWKSHGICSDYPADEPAEYFGATLTLAQNYNYDPLKGTKVVPREEPYPAIEIVNAVKEKVKATPQIQCNKKDGTLQLLEIRLCFARAKPPGPPIDCPHTFDPQGVCKQETDLIKFTPAPTDSHGYNQHFEVGMDMKSSFK from the exons atggaTAATCGGTGTCTACTGTTGATTTATCTGCTAGCTGCTATCATCTTACTTCCTGCAATATTATTATCAAGGGATGATAAAGAGTTTACCTTCTACAAACTCAGCTTCCGATGGCCACCTTCTGCCTGTAACCAGGGCAGTCTAAAGTGTTTACCTGATACCCTTGGGTATTTTACCATCCATGGTTTATGGCCAATGTATGAGGATGACACGCAAGTGCCTGCATATGATTCCAAAAAGAACAAGTGCACCGATGTCACTCCTACAGACCCCAAAGATCTTCTG CCTCTATTGAAGTCCATCGAAACGACTTTGCAAAAATATTGGCCAAAGTATAACAACTATGCAAATATAAACATGTGTGCAGAAAGTTGGAAACATGAATGGAAGAGCCACGGAATTTGTTCAGATTATCCGGCCGACGAGCCTGCGGAATACTTCGGCGCTACCTTAACACTTGcccaaaattataattatgatcCATTAAAAGGCACAAAGGTTGTACCTCGAGAAGAGCCTTATCCAGCAATAGAGATTGTGAATGCtgtcaaagaaaaagttaaagcAACTCCCCAAATTCAATGCAATAAAAAGGACGGAACCCTCCAGTTGCTGGAAATTCGTTTATGTTTTGCTAGGGCAAAGCCTCCTGGCCCCCCCATCGACTGCCCACACACATTTGACCCACAAGGCGTCTGTAAACAGGAGACTGACCTTATAAAGTTCACTCCTGCACCAACAGATTCGCATGGATATAACCAGCATTTCGAGGTAGGAATGGATATGAAGAGTAGTTTCAAGTGA
- the LOC18610132 gene encoding ribonuclease 1, translating into MDNRCLLLIYLLAAIILLLAILFSRDNKEFSFYKLSFRWPPSACNQGSLECKPDTLGYFTIHGLWPMYEDDTQVPPYDPKKNKCTDVTPTDPKNLLPLLKSIETTLQKYWPNYKNYENINMCAESWKHEWKNHGICSDYPADKPVEYFGATLTLAQNYNYDPLKGTKVVPREDPYPATEIVNAVKEKVKATPQIQCNKKDGTLQLLEIRLCFAKAKPLTPIDCPHTFVPGGVCQQETDLIKFTPAPTE; encoded by the exons atggaTAATCGGTGTCTACTGTTGATTTATCTGCTAGCTGCTATCATCTTACTTCTTGCAATATTATTCTCAAGGGATAATAAAGAGTTCAGCTTCTACAAACTCAGCTTCCGATGGCCACCTTCTGCATGTAACCAGGGCAGTCTGGAGTGTAAACCTGATACCCTTGGGTATTTTACCATCCATGGTTTATGGCCAATGTATGAGGATGACACGCAAGTGCCTCCATATGATCCCAAAAAGAACAAGTGTACCGATGTCACTCCTACAGACCCCAAAAATCTTTTG CCTCTATTGAAGTCCATTGAAACGACTTTGCAAAAATATTGGCCAAACTATAAGAACtatgaaaatataaacatgTGTGCAGAAAGTTGGAAACATGAATGGAAGAACCACGGAATTTGTTCAGATTATCCGGCCGACAAGCCTGTGGAATACTTCGGCGCTACCTTAACACTTGcccaaaattataattatgatcCATTGAAAGGCACAAAGGTTGTACCTCGAGAAGATCCTTATCCAGCAACAGAGATTGTGAATGCtgtcaaagaaaaagttaaagcAACTCCCCAAATTCAATGCAATAAAAAGGACGGAACCCTCCAATTGCTGGAAATTCGTTTATGTTTTGCTAAGGCGAAGCCTCTTACACCCATCGACTGCCCACACACATTTGTCCCAGGAGGCGTCTGTCAACAGGAGACTGACCTTATAAAGTTCACTCCTGCACCAACAGAATGA